GCATTGGTAAATCCATCTTCTTCTACGATAATTTTTAATATACGTAATTTATCTTCCACTCAAACACCTTCATATCATTTTTGTTATATTATATATTTAATAATAGCATTTCACAAATGAACGTTTTCTACTTACAATAATTGTGAGGTGAGAAACATGTTCGGGAACATTAATCAGTCATTTGTGAAAGGAATTGGATTTACGTTAATCATTGCTTTATTCAGTATGTTATTAGCTGTATTACCAATGTTCAATAAAGTTGGTGCACTAGCTATCGCAATTATCATAGCGATGATTTATAGACAAGTTCGTGGTTATCCTACACATATTGCATCGGGAGTTGCTTTTTCTTCTAAAAAGCTTTTAAGATTAGCAATTATTCTTTACGGATTGAAATTGGATTTATCAAAGATTTTATTTAGCGGGAGTAAATTATTAGTATTAGATATCGGGGTTGTTATATTTTCGATTGTTTTTATTTTATGCATCAATCATTTTATTAAAGGGGATAAATCGTTAGTATTACTGCTCGGTATAGGTACTGGTGTTTGTGGAGCTGCTGCCATTGCAGCAATGTCTCCAATTTTAAAATCAAAAGAAAGTGATATCGGCATGAGTGTTGGACTCATTGCCATTCTTGGAACGATTTGGTCGTTATCATATACAGTTATTTTAGCCATATTCCCGATGTCATCGGAAATGTACGGTATATGGTCGGGCGCAAGTTTACATGAAATCGCCCATGTAATTTTAGCTGCAAATGCTGGCGGCTCAGAAGCATTAGAATATGGATTAATAACAAAGTTAGGTAGAGTATTCTTATTAATTCCTTTGAGCATATGCTTTTTAGTCATTTTAAACAGAAAAAAATCCAATCAAACAGTACAAAAAATAGAATTTCCATACTTTTTAATTGGATTTTTATTAATGAGTGCAATCCATACTTTTATTCCAATACCAGCTAGTGTGTTAAATATGATCAACACATTAACAACGCTACTGTTAATCATGGCGATGGTTGGACTAGGATTAAATGTATCATTTAAAGAAATACGCACGAAAGCATTCAAACCATTAGTCGCTACTGTAATCACATCAGTTGTTTTATCAGTGATTACTTTTGGCGTTGCGTACCTCTTTGCTACTTCATAAATGTTGGAACAAATATCGAATGGTGTAACTTCTGTCTACTGTCCTGAGAAGAATGTTACATCATTCGGTTTATTTTCTAAATATATAATCTTGCCATCTGCATTTAATCGTGCAATATCCATACCTTCTTGTGTGTATACACCTGTTTCAAATCGATTACCACAAATCGCCCATTTCGTCTCATAAGATCCATCTTCATTTTGAACCCAGCCATTATACATATGCTTCAAGTCTTTGTTGGACTTATAAACGCTTTTCACAAATTGAATCCAAGCTGCTTTACCGTGATAAGACTGCTTATTTAAGACAAACTCGATGTCATCACTAAACAGTGCATTGAGCTGTTCAAAACTTTCTTCACTATATCTGGACTCATCAAATAATTTAAAGTACGCATCTAAAACTTCCATTTATTCACCTTCTTTACTTGATGATTATACAACGGTATTTCATATAAATAAAAAGGATTGAACTTTTTTAATGATTGTTATGACAATAACCAACTCGTTTGAACGTTTGGTCCTAGTACATTGGCATCCACATTTTGGTCGAGCTCTTCAGAATAATAACTGTCTGTATATTGCCACATTACATGTTCTCTTTCTGGTTCAGTATCTTGATATGCGGCTAACCATAAACCATCATAAGATGGAACTGATTCTGCAATGTTATTTTCCATAAAGTCTTCGTAAGAATATAATAGTACTTTCTTATTTCCTGAATACTTTCTCATTTCATCTAACCATGCCACTGTACTTTCATTAGCATCACCTGAAGTTACCCTGTCTTCTTCATAATCGTTAACATAGAAACTTGCATTCGGCGCTCTATTATATAATGATCGTGCTTCGACTCTTGCATCATTAGGATCCTCATACATACTATATGAGTACACACCGTACTTCATATTATTCGCATCTAATAATTGTGAGTTCGTTGCGAATGTCTTATCTTTATAATCCGAACCATATTGCGCTCTCAATATGATAAAGTCATAATTTGATTTTAATTTTTTCACTTGAGCTGACGTCAATGTACCTTGCCATTCTGACAAATCTAAGACTGAATTTTCTCTCGCTCTTACAGCTGCCTCTTCCATTGTCTCTTGACGACCTGCTTTATTTTCTTGTTTACCCTCTTGAGCTATGTATTTTTTATATCCTTGTCCCATCGTACCTGCTTGTTCAGAAGCTTCTGCACTATTATAGAACATTGAACTAAACAATATCGTACCAAACGCAATACTTAATAATTTTTTAAACATTTAAAATCTCCTTTCCCGCTCCATGATATTATATTTGCCTATAAAATTAAATTACATTCGTGTTATAAATACATTTTTTCTTTTTGAAAATATTAAAATTTTGTAAAAAAAGGATTGTTAATTATCGATTATTTTGTATAATTGATAATAGTTATCAATTAGAAAAGGAGATACACCATGAAAAAGTATTTATCCGGCATCATTTGTATAATTTTGCTGCTCACTGCTTGTAGTAATAACGACAAAAAAGAAGAAAACAACAGCAAAAATTCAGTAACAATTAAAAAAACGTTTGAATATAAAGAAAAGAATAAAGATCATAAACGCGGTAAGAAAAAAACAGAAACTGTAACCATTCCTAAGAACCCTAAAAAAGTTATTGTTATGGATTACGGCGCACTTGATATCATGCAAAATTTAAAGTTACAAGACCATATTACTGCTATACCTAAAGGTCCGAATGGTAACTTTTTACCGAAACATTTATCTCAATTTCAAGATAAAAAATATACAAACTTAGGTAATCCAGGTCGACCGAATTTTGAGAAAATCGCTGAAGAAGATCCAGATTTAATCCTTATTTCATTTAGACAAGCTTATACAAAGAATTTTGAAGAATTTAAGAAAGCTGCACCCAATGCCAAAGTGCTCTATGTCAGTCCTGATGACGATCGTTACATAGATTCAATTAAAGAAAATACGACAAACATCTGAAAAATATTTGATAAGACAAAAGAAGCACAATCATTGATTAAAAAATTAGATAATAAAGTGAAATCTACAAAAACTAAAATCAACAAAGACAAAGTTATGTTCATAAATGTTGATAATAAAGGTTTAAAAACTTACGGCAGTACTGGTCGTTATGGTGGATTCTTAAATGGAGATTTAGGCATTAAGCACGTCGATTCAAAAATGCCACCAAATTCAAGTGGACAAATTGTTTCATACGAATATATCTCGAAGAATAATCCGGATAAAATCTTCTATATAAATAGAACGAAGGACAATACGAAAGGCATGCCAGAAGCACTAAAAAATCCAGTAATCAAAGATGTAAAAGCAATTAAAAACAAAGAAGTATTAGAATTTGATTCAAACACATGGTTCTTTGGATCAGGTGGTATCACTGCTACAATTCAACAACTAGATGATATAGAGAAATCATTTAAATAATAGAAACAGGGCTGGGACACGTTGTCTCAGCCCTGTTTTCGTTTTTCGGCTCAGTTTTTTTCAGTACTGAGCCGGTATTTTCGTTTTCGGCTCAGTTTTTCCAAGTGCTGAGCCGGTATTCCTGTTTTCGGCTCAGTTTTTCCAAGTACTGAGCCGAAAATCGTCTCTTCACCCCTATTCACCTCTATTTACCTCTATTCAGCCCCACCACTCCCGTGCTTCGCTTATTATTGTGACTTACTCTTACTTATGTGTATAATTACATTAACAATGTATTTATTTCGCTTTTGTAAAAATAAATTACCCGACTTACCTGCAACAACTGCTCTATCATCACTAACTCATTACCTATTGTCACATATGTCATACTCCCTGTGACAAACTTGCATTTACTATTCATTGTGTATGGGCTTACATCTTCGTATGATTAAAGAACAAATTACATGTAGGGAAGGTGTGTTAATTATGGCAGAACAAACAGAACAGAAAAAAGGTATTGGCCCTAAGGTTCAAGCTTTTGGTTCTTTTTTAAGTAGTATGATTATGCCGAATATCGGTGCTTTTATTGCTTGGGGTCTTATTACAGCATTATTTATTCCAGATGGTTGGTTACCAAACAAAGAACTCGCAACAATGGTAGATCCAATGATCAAATATTTGATTCCACTGTTAATTGCTTTTAGTGGTGGTCGTTTAGTACACGGTCTTCGTGGTGGTGTCGTAGGTGCTACAGCAACAATGGGGGTTATTGCTGCATTCCCGGATACACCAATGTTGATTGGTGCAATGATTATGGGGCCGCTTCTTGGTTGGTTAATGAAGAAAGTTGATGACTTCTTAGTTCCTAGAACGCCTCAAGGTTTTGAAATGTTATTCAATAATTTCTCAGCAGGTATTCTTGCTTTCATTATGGCTATTATTGGTTTCAAAGGATTAGCCCCTCTCGTTGAAGGACTAATGAAAGTACTTGGTATGGGTGTTGATTTCTTAGTTTCTCATCACTTATTACCTTTAGTAAGTATCATTATTGAACCTGCTAAAACGGTATTCTTAAACAACGCAATTAATCATGGTGTATTGACACCACTCGCGTCTGAACAAGTAACAACAGCAGGTAAATCCATTCTTTATACATTGGAATCAAACCCTGGACCTGGTTTAGGTATCTTACTTGCTTATATGGTTTTCGGTAAAGGTACAGCAAAAGCAACATCATATGGTGCTGGTATTATCCACTTCTTTGGTGGTATTCATGAAATTTACTTCCCATATGTATTAATGCGTCCTTTATTATTAATCGCAGTTATATTTGGTGGTATGACAGGTGTCGCAACATTTAGCATGTTCGACTTCGGTACAACTGGTCCAGCATCACCAGGTTCTATACTTGCCTACTTTGCAATTACACCTAAAGGCAGCTACTTAGTTATGTTATTAGGTATATTCTTAGCAACATTAGTTTCATTCGTCATCGCGTCTATCATCTTGAAGTTCACTAAAGATCCTGAAGGTGACATTGAAGCAGCAACTGCTGAAATGGAAGCGCGTAAAGGTAAAAAATCTTCAGTAAGTGGTGCTTTAACTGGCACTAAAGAAGAAGATTCAGCTGAAACGACTTCTGAAAATAATGAAGATGAGTCAGAACAATTACTCGATAAGTATGATACTGAAAATATTGATGCACATGATTTCTCAAATGTACAAAAAGTCATCTTCGCTTGTGATGCCGGTATGGGTTCAAGTGCTATGGGTGCAGGTATGTTGAGAAACAAGTTTAAGAAAGCTGAGTTAACAGATATAGAGGTCACAAACACTGCTATCAACCAACTACCTGATGATGCAGATGTCGTTATTACTCAGAAGACTTTAACAGACAGAGCTATCAAGAAAAATCCAAAAGCCATTCATATCTCAGTAGATAATTTCTTAAATTCACCTAGATATGAAGAGCTCATTAACGAATTGAAAAAATAATTTTAAACAAAGGAGTGAAGTGCAATGATGATCAGTAACCGAGAAAAAAGTGTTCTCAAATTACTATCGGAACGTCTTCACTCTTTTTTAACGATTCATGATATTGCACAAACTTTAGGTATCTCATCAAGAACTGTCCATCGCGAAATGAAAGGTGTCGAACAAACACTTAATGACTTTCATTTAACTTTATCTAGAGTTCCTAAATTAGGTTTACGCATAGAAGGTTCACCTGAAGATATTGATGCATTCGTTCAATCATTAAACGAGCAACATACCATCGATTTATCTGATGAAGAACGAAAAGTAATCATTCTGTATAACTTGATACAGTCCAGAGATCCTGTGAAGCTATACAGTCTTGCAAATGAAATAGGTTCGTCTACGCATACACTCAATAAAATCATTGAACAACTCGAAGATGACTTAGTTACCTATGAATTATCTATTGAACGAAAACGTGGAGAAGGTTTAATACTCGAAGGCGATGAAGCGAACAAAAGACAACTACTCGCAAAGATCATGTTAGAAAAACTTGATAGCGATAGTGTTTATTCTGTTGTCGAAGATCACTTTGTTTACCACACATTAAATGAAAAACACCTACAAGGCATCGTAGATATAGATCGATTATTTAATGTTGAACGATTGTTAATGGATGAACTCGGTACGTTGCCTTACACATTAACCGAAGCTAGTTACTTAACCTTAACCATCCATATTGTTCTAGCAATTGAACGTATTAAGCAAGATGGTCATGTAGAAATCGAACCTGATATTTTAAACGAATTAATGCCTACTGATGAATTTT
The Mammaliicoccus sp. Dog046 genome window above contains:
- a CDS encoding nuclear transport factor 2 family protein, producing the protein MEVLDAYFKLFDESRYSEESFEQLNALFSDDIEFVLNKQSYHGKAAWIQFVKSVYKSNKDLKHMYNGWVQNEDGSYETKWAICGNRFETGVYTQEGMDIARLNADGKIIYLENKPNDVTFFSGQ
- a CDS encoding YeiH family protein gives rise to the protein MFGNINQSFVKGIGFTLIIALFSMLLAVLPMFNKVGALAIAIIIAMIYRQVRGYPTHIASGVAFSSKKLLRLAIILYGLKLDLSKILFSGSKLLVLDIGVVIFSIVFILCINHFIKGDKSLVLLLGIGTGVCGAAAIAAMSPILKSKESDIGMSVGLIAILGTIWSLSYTVILAIFPMSSEMYGIWSGASLHEIAHVILAANAGGSEALEYGLITKLGRVFLLIPLSICFLVILNRKKSNQTVQKIEFPYFLIGFLLMSAIHTFIPIPASVLNMINTLTTLLLIMAMVGLGLNVSFKEIRTKAFKPLVATVITSVVLSVITFGVAYLFATS
- a CDS encoding GH25 family lysozyme codes for the protein MFKKLLSIAFGTILFSSMFYNSAEASEQAGTMGQGYKKYIAQEGKQENKAGRQETMEEAAVRARENSVLDLSEWQGTLTSAQVKKLKSNYDFIILRAQYGSDYKDKTFATNSQLLDANNMKYGVYSYSMYEDPNDARVEARSLYNRAPNASFYVNDYEEDRVTSGDANESTVAWLDEMRKYSGNKKVLLYSYEDFMENNIAESVPSYDGLWLAAYQDTEPEREHVMWQYTDSYYSEELDQNVDANVLGPNVQTSWLLS
- a CDS encoding PTS mannitol transporter subunit IICB, coding for MAEQTEQKKGIGPKVQAFGSFLSSMIMPNIGAFIAWGLITALFIPDGWLPNKELATMVDPMIKYLIPLLIAFSGGRLVHGLRGGVVGATATMGVIAAFPDTPMLIGAMIMGPLLGWLMKKVDDFLVPRTPQGFEMLFNNFSAGILAFIMAIIGFKGLAPLVEGLMKVLGMGVDFLVSHHLLPLVSIIIEPAKTVFLNNAINHGVLTPLASEQVTTAGKSILYTLESNPGPGLGILLAYMVFGKGTAKATSYGAGIIHFFGGIHEIYFPYVLMRPLLLIAVIFGGMTGVATFSMFDFGTTGPASPGSILAYFAITPKGSYLVMLLGIFLATLVSFVIASIILKFTKDPEGDIEAATAEMEARKGKKSSVSGALTGTKEEDSAETTSENNEDESEQLLDKYDTENIDAHDFSNVQKVIFACDAGMGSSAMGAGMLRNKFKKAELTDIEVTNTAINQLPDDADVVITQKTLTDRAIKKNPKAIHISVDNFLNSPRYEELINELKK